Proteins from a single region of Nitrospirota bacterium:
- a CDS encoding PEP-CTERM sorting domain-containing protein gives GTVAPEPVSMLLVGIGLAGLPLVRRFRGFREKLS, from the coding sequence GGCACAGTAGCCCCTGAGCCTGTGTCCATGCTTCTCGTTGGTATTGGTTTAGCCGGACTTCCCTTAGTACGACGTTTCAGAGGTTTTAGAGAAAAACTCTCTTGA
- a CDS encoding SLBB domain-containing protein codes for MKIIRYLFLTICLITGMIALQYQPSLAEDYFVGSQDVLRITVYDHPDLTTIVRVSEGGKITFPFIGELEVKNLSVQQIENGIAKILSAGYIKNPQVTVFIEQYRGQKVTIMGEVAKPGQYEMTGSMYLIDAISMALGLTKEAGDTITVLRKNQTDADRTDQQKLSIDVERLFKDGDLAQNIQLRDKDVIYIPRISFFYIYGEVSRPGLYRIENNLTVKRAIAIAGGFTQKASKNKIEVTRRQDGKDVIIRGTINDTVNRDDVLMIKESIF; via the coding sequence ATGAAAATCATTAGATACCTATTTTTAACAATCTGCCTCATCACAGGGATGATTGCCTTGCAGTATCAGCCATCCCTTGCAGAGGACTATTTTGTTGGCAGCCAGGATGTCCTGAGGATTACTGTCTATGATCATCCTGACCTCACAACTATAGTCCGCGTTAGCGAAGGGGGTAAGATCACCTTCCCCTTTATAGGAGAGCTGGAGGTAAAGAATCTGAGTGTCCAGCAGATCGAAAATGGGATCGCAAAAATACTATCCGCAGGATATATCAAAAACCCCCAGGTCACGGTCTTCATCGAACAGTACAGAGGACAAAAGGTGACTATTATGGGTGAGGTAGCAAAACCAGGTCAATATGAAATGACAGGGAGCATGTACCTCATTGACGCGATCTCAATGGCCCTCGGCCTGACGAAAGAGGCTGGAGACACGATAACAGTATTGAGAAAGAACCAGACAGATGCCGATCGTACAGACCAGCAGAAGCTTTCCATTGATGTGGAGAGATTATTCAAAGACGGGGATCTGGCACAGAACATACAACTTCGAGATAAGGACGTAATCTATATCCCAAGGATTAGTTTCTTTTACATCTATGGTGAAGTGAGCCGTCCTGGACTCTACAGGATAGAAAATAACCTTACAGTGAAAAGGGCGATAGCTATAGCAGGCGGTTTCACACAAAAGGCGTCAAAGAACAAGATAGAAGTGACAAGGCGCCAGGACGGGAAGGATGTCATTATAAGAGGGACAATCAATGATACGGTAAATAGAGATGACGTGCTCATGATAAAGGAGAGTATATTCTGA
- a CDS encoding polysaccharide biosynthesis tyrosine autokinase — protein MEYANIAKLDIDTQRVNKIGNILMNSGKINQEDMGRILELQEVQGILFGDAAVSLGILSQEDVAWALASQFSYPYIKEGENTFSREVITIYHPYSPQVETFRSIRSGLLLQGAGQQLKTIAVVSPDPGDGRTLIASNLATVFAQLGSKTLLLDLNFRGPRVHELFNVKNNCGMSSLIIKRATIKQAVYPTPVSDLFILPSGPMPPNPVELLGWPETRELMASLKQSYDIIIIDTPSYNNGSDALLIGGLSDCAILLALKGKTTRESFGVVKKHLDSSGVKVIGSVMNETYMRRKKK, from the coding sequence ATGGAATATGCAAATATAGCAAAGCTCGATATAGATACCCAGAGGGTAAATAAGATCGGGAATATCCTGATGAACTCCGGGAAGATCAACCAGGAGGATATGGGACGGATACTGGAACTTCAGGAGGTGCAAGGGATCCTCTTCGGGGATGCCGCGGTCAGTCTGGGGATCCTGAGTCAGGAAGACGTGGCATGGGCATTAGCCTCGCAGTTTTCATACCCCTACATCAAGGAAGGGGAAAATACATTCTCCAGGGAGGTGATCACAATTTATCATCCATATAGTCCACAGGTCGAGACATTCCGTTCTATAAGGAGCGGGCTGCTCCTTCAGGGGGCAGGCCAGCAGCTAAAGACAATAGCTGTAGTAAGTCCGGATCCGGGAGATGGCAGGACCCTGATAGCCTCCAATCTCGCCACTGTCTTCGCACAGCTCGGCTCCAAAACCCTCCTGCTGGACCTGAATTTCAGGGGACCGAGGGTGCACGAACTCTTTAATGTTAAAAACAACTGCGGGATGAGCAGCCTGATCATCAAGAGGGCCACAATCAAACAGGCTGTTTATCCAACACCTGTTTCTGATTTATTTATCCTTCCGTCAGGACCGATGCCGCCCAATCCCGTGGAGCTTCTCGGGTGGCCGGAAACGAGAGAGCTTATGGCCTCTCTGAAACAGAGCTATGACATCATTATTATAGATACCCCATCATATAATAATGGATCCGATGCCCTGCTGATCGGCGGGCTGTCTGATTGTGCAATCCTCCTGGCCTTGAAGGGCAAGACTACAAGAGAGTCATTCGGTGTGGTAAAAAAACATCTCGATAGTTCCGGGGTAAAGGTCATCGGCTCCGTGATGAACGAGACATATATGAGGAGGAAAAAGAAATGA
- the xrt gene encoding exosortase, whose translation MQTTANLNIRDIYSLKSVTYLLLTILYIPTFYKLSTGGWKLADYTQGPLILIAFLWLIWTKRAAFSLPSTNRIQPFSFCLLTIGLLLYAFGAVQKLLILEIFSLILVLIGTTGFLLGKDATKKILFPALFLIFLVPPPLFVIDMMTSPLKRMVAKATEIILSSAGYLISRNGVILFVGDYNIVVGDACSGLRSLISLMSVGAIYVYLTNSSALKRGLLFSSIIPIAIFANIIRLLLLALITYHFGEAAGQGFFHNFSGILVFVMSLIGLFLLDLLINRKLPLPFKGKGTGLP comes from the coding sequence ATGCAAACAACTGCGAATCTCAACATCCGGGATATATATTCTCTCAAGTCTGTCACGTATCTTCTACTGACAATACTCTATATTCCCACATTCTATAAACTCTCTACCGGCGGTTGGAAACTCGCCGACTACACCCAGGGACCGCTGATCCTCATCGCATTCCTCTGGCTCATCTGGACAAAAAGGGCTGCCTTTTCCCTCCCTTCAACAAACCGTATTCAGCCCTTCTCCTTCTGTCTCCTGACTATAGGATTACTCCTCTACGCATTTGGGGCAGTACAGAAGCTCCTTATCCTTGAAATCTTCTCCCTCATCCTTGTATTGATAGGGACAACCGGGTTTCTTCTGGGTAAGGATGCTACAAAGAAGATACTATTCCCCGCCCTCTTCCTGATTTTCCTTGTCCCGCCGCCACTTTTTGTCATTGACATGATGACATCACCGCTAAAACGAATGGTCGCAAAGGCAACGGAAATCATCCTGAGCAGTGCAGGATATCTTATCAGCAGGAACGGCGTAATACTCTTCGTGGGTGATTATAATATAGTTGTCGGAGATGCCTGCAGCGGCCTGCGGTCGCTCATATCGCTCATGTCAGTGGGCGCTATTTATGTTTATCTGACAAATAGCTCAGCCCTGAAGCGGGGACTGCTATTTTCCTCCATCATCCCTATAGCGATATTTGCAAATATCATCAGGCTGCTGCTACTGGCGCTCATTACCTATCATTTCGGCGAGGCCGCGGGCCAGGGGTTTTTCCACAACTTCTCAGGCATCCTCGTCTTCGTCATGTCTCTGATAGGCCTGTTTTTACTAGACCTGCTAATAAACAGGAAACTTCCCCTCCCCTTCAAGGGGAAAGGGACAGGCCTGCCCTGA